From a single Cydia amplana chromosome 22, ilCydAmpl1.1, whole genome shotgun sequence genomic region:
- the LOC134658550 gene encoding uncharacterized protein LOC134658550: MAAQPCSSKALSSVINQEFLNRSTNIESARFLKRILQKSEEEGKVSCKTFVSDLDRAHFYTGLDRRIFFTQYTNLKATDIKDIERSLIQERLIAFYMSASRLPPRPDTTPTTKNLFAALYGKIPHYIDIRMFRKCLANLGYVWLRIFKGNIVMERPSVTFERYYYLKDIVRYREENREIFYVAETVSTGLCNYYSFKEYDKLMKTAVKASIEIIQKALIKNVYAVSKSGVYALKTIDNFTTCNFANWVIHELIPVMPEKSVVIIQNYEHHDDVMKKPTLFSIKSDIIAWLERNDVPYSEEMSKCELVDLIDTYTSEFDEISKIENSLKLKGHVLLRLPKCIEEMTPTKHFYELVKINARKVNDNDQVLETIAESVPQETFEKFDTHVADAEKDTLKADIRMDEVFDTVVAAFQKVRLKDAEDSEVQLSDSD, encoded by the coding sequence ATGGCGGCACAACCGTGTTCATCAAAAGCCCTGTCCAGTGTTATTAATCAAGAATTCCTAAATAGATCCACCAACATCGAATCGGCCCGCTTCCTCAAACGAATACTGCAAAAATCGGAAGAAGAGGGCAAAGTAAGTTGTAAAACTTTCGTCAGCGATCTTGACCGCGCTCATTTTTATACTGGACTTGACAGGAGAATATTCTTTACACAATATACCAATTTAAAAGCAACCGATATTAAGGATATCGAGCGATCGTTGATACAAGAGCGCCTCATTGCTTTCTATATGAGCGCGTCCCGTCTACCCCCAAGACCAGATACTACTCCTACTACAAAGAATCTATTCGCAGCTTTGTATGGGAAGATACCTCACTACATAGACATTCGAATGTTTCGCAAATGCTTGGCCAACCTTGGATATGTATGGCTAAGAATATTCAAAGGAAACATTGTCATGGAAAGACCGAGCGTCACCTTTGAGAGGTATTATTATCTGAAAGACATAGTGCGATATCGCGAAGAAAACAGAGAAATCTTCTACGTTGCCGAAACAGTTTCGACCGGCCTTTGTAACTACTACAGTTTTAAAGAATATGACAAATTGATGAAAACAGCAGTAAAAGCGAGCATAGAGATAATCCAAAAAGCCTTGATCAAAAATGTCTACGCTGTATCGAAATCTGGAGTTTACGCTTTGAAGACTATTGATAATTTCACGACATGTAACTTTGCGAATTGGGTGATACATGAACTAATCCCAGTCATGCCTGAGAAAAGCGTTGTAATAATACAAAACTATGAACATCATGACGATGTTATGAAGAAACCAACGTTATTCAGTATAAAATCAGACATAATAGCGTGGCTTGAACGGAATGATGTGCCTTATAGTGAAGAAATGTCAAAATGTGAGCTCGTAGACCTAATAGATACCTACACTTCTGAGTTCGACGAAATCAGTAAAATTGAAAACTCACTGAAGTTGAAAGGTCACGTATTACTTAGACTTCCTAAATGTATTGAAGAAATGACTCCCACAAAACATTTCTACGAGTTAGTAAAAATTAATGCTCGTAAAGTGAACGACAATGATCAAGTACTGGAGACAATAGCGGAAAGTGTACCTCAGGAAACTTTTGAGAAATTCGACACTCATGTAGCAGATGCAGAAAAAGATACCTTAAAAGCAGATATCAGGATGGATGAGGTTTTTGATACTGTTGTGGCTGCATTCCAGAAAGTACGTTTGAAAGATGCAGAAGATTCAGAAGTACAACTTAGTGATAGTgactaa